One Moorella sp. E308F genomic region harbors:
- a CDS encoding acyl-CoA carboxylase subunit beta, whose protein sequence is MSEDIKARLADLEARRAVILAGGGEERIARQHAAGKLTARERIELLLDPGSFLELDQFVRHRATDFGMQNIETPGEGVVTGSGTINGRQVYVYAQDFTVMGGSLGEMHAAKICKVLDLALKTGVPIIGLNDSGGARIQEGVAALNGYGEIFRRNTHASGVIPQIAAIMGPCAGGAVYSPGLMDFIFMVNHTAQMFITGPQVIKAVTGEEVTPEELGGAATHAMKSGVAHFYTPTEEDCLHLIRTLLGYLPGNNLEDPPYVPSHDPVDRQCPNLRNQVPVDPNKPYDVKEIIHGVVDDGLFLEIQAQFATNIVIGLARLGGYTIGIVANQPRHLAGCLDINAADKAARFVRFCDAFNIPLLSLVDTPGYLPGVDQEQGGIIRHGAKLLYAFAEAVVPKITLVLRKAYGGAYLAMCSRSLGADHVVAWPTAEIAVMGPEGAANIIFRQEISQAADPPEVRRQKIAEYREKFANPYVAAGLGLVDAVIDPALTRRHLVQVLLTLLNKRESRPAKKHGNFPV, encoded by the coding sequence TTGAGTGAAGATATTAAAGCCAGGCTGGCCGACCTTGAAGCCAGGCGTGCAGTAATTTTAGCCGGCGGCGGTGAGGAACGCATCGCCAGGCAGCATGCTGCTGGCAAGCTAACGGCCCGCGAAAGAATCGAATTATTGCTGGACCCGGGCAGTTTCCTGGAACTGGACCAATTTGTCCGCCACCGGGCCACAGATTTTGGCATGCAAAATATAGAAACACCAGGGGAAGGGGTAGTTACTGGCTCCGGTACCATCAACGGCCGCCAGGTTTATGTCTATGCCCAGGATTTTACCGTCATGGGCGGCTCTTTAGGGGAAATGCATGCCGCCAAAATCTGTAAAGTTTTGGACCTGGCCTTGAAGACAGGGGTGCCAATTATTGGTTTAAATGACTCCGGCGGTGCCCGCATCCAGGAAGGGGTGGCGGCCCTCAATGGTTATGGGGAAATCTTCCGCCGCAATACCCATGCTTCCGGCGTTATCCCCCAGATTGCTGCCATTATGGGACCCTGTGCCGGCGGTGCCGTCTATTCGCCAGGGTTAATGGACTTTATTTTCATGGTCAATCATACGGCCCAAATGTTCATTACCGGGCCTCAGGTCATCAAAGCCGTTACCGGCGAAGAGGTAACGCCGGAAGAGCTGGGCGGGGCTGCCACCCATGCCATGAAAAGCGGGGTAGCCCATTTCTATACTCCTACAGAAGAAGATTGCCTGCATTTAATCCGAACCTTGCTCGGCTACCTCCCGGGTAACAACCTGGAAGATCCGCCCTATGTACCCAGCCATGACCCGGTTGACCGGCAGTGCCCCAATTTACGCAATCAGGTCCCCGTCGATCCCAATAAACCCTATGACGTCAAAGAAATAATCCACGGGGTGGTAGATGACGGCCTGTTTCTGGAAATCCAGGCTCAATTTGCAACCAATATAGTTATCGGCCTGGCCCGCCTGGGCGGGTATACTATAGGTATTGTTGCCAATCAACCCCGGCACCTGGCCGGCTGCCTGGATATCAATGCTGCCGATAAAGCCGCTCGTTTCGTCCGCTTCTGTGACGCATTCAACATTCCTCTGCTTTCCCTGGTCGATACCCCCGGCTATTTACCCGGAGTCGACCAGGAGCAGGGCGGCATTATCCGCCATGGGGCCAAACTGCTGTATGCCTTTGCCGAAGCCGTCGTTCCGAAAATAACCCTGGTCTTGCGCAAGGCTTACGGCGGTGCCTACCTGGCCATGTGTTCGCGCTCCCTGGGGGCTGATCATGTGGTAGCTTGGCCGACGGCGGAAATTGCCGTCATGGGTCCCGAAGGGGCGGCAAATATTATCTTCCGCCAGGAAATCAGCCAGGCCGCCGATCCGCCTGAGGTACGCCGGCAAAAAATAGCCGAATACCGGGAGAAATTTGCCAACCCCTATGTAGCCGCCGGCCTGGGCCTGGTGGATGCCGTCATTGACCCGGCTCTCACTCGCCGGCATCTAGTCCAGGTCCTGTTAACTTTACTTAATAAAAGGGAAAGCCGCCCGGCTAAGAAACACGGTAATTTTCCCGTTTAA
- a CDS encoding TIGR04086 family membrane protein — protein MRQEWGSGVEILLRAVLTGLLYAMLAGLGMATLLGLLLYFTPLSEGLLPLLASITVALAVFFGGLQAARIAAARGLVQGLGVGLLFFIVTLTMGWTGGPLTIGATGQKLGLCLLAGAMGGVAGMAGR, from the coding sequence GTGAGACAAGAATGGGGTTCGGGGGTGGAAATTTTGCTGCGGGCTGTTTTGACAGGGTTACTTTATGCCATGTTAGCCGGTCTGGGTATGGCCACCTTGCTGGGGTTACTGCTGTATTTCACCCCCCTTTCCGAGGGACTGTTACCCTTGCTGGCCAGTATTACTGTAGCCCTGGCCGTCTTTTTTGGGGGGCTGCAGGCAGCAAGGATCGCCGCGGCCAGGGGGCTAGTCCAGGGGTTAGGGGTAGGCTTGCTCTTTTTCATAGTAACCCTGACTATGGGCTGGACCGGAGGGCCTCTAACCATTGGCGCTACCGGCCAGAAGCTGGGGCTTTGTCTCCTGGCCGGGGCCATGGGCGGGGTAGCCGGCATGGCCGGCCGTTAA
- a CDS encoding helicase C-terminal domain-containing protein has protein sequence MLPHTYVVLDVETTGLDPNQDQIIEIAAVRLEKGQITGQLHTLVNPGRPIPPYIQKLTGINDAMVREAPRLTEILPGLLDFMSEAIPAGHNGNFDLAFLNRALGTTAWHRPLLDTLTLSRILYPCLPSYRLEFLSQKFSLEVTEHHRALGDVLATVQLLHTLWRATLALDKHLLTSLLKLAPAGLQPWFQAALAAESIPAAPAEVAATGLFALEELQASPPVIPDFSPDEIAALLTPGGLLASKLPGYEYRPQQAEMLKAVATALSRNQYLIVEAGTGTGKSLAYLLPAIYWACRQGRRVAIATHTINLQEQLWHKDLPLLKEILPFPFKAALAKGRNNYLCRRKLRDYQHNPPPGEEERHFILRVLRWLKLTTSGDWSEMKLKPEEESLKLALAADKDTCAGNSCPFNDSCFVNAARREAEAANILILNHSLLLSDVRLNNQVLPDYPYLIIDEAHHLEEAATEHLGISVRQASCDFFLQRLGGRSSNFSFLGRAWNLARRLTGEGNAELLPLLEDLEGTVVRVHHEWQAFWDGLAQLSVAALWENSNSTLRFTARLKETPAWDTLLSIFGHLEETLNSLAGRLGRLAELLYAAGAEEMAADATNLGNIFAQYSHDLGEILEADPEAYVSWLEKNNAGQYTLRLAPLEVGPLLAELLIARKEAVILTSATITVDNTFDFYQQQVGLTELPPGQITTCQVASPFDYRSQALVCTVRGLPNPGQLNDSAYAAAIAPVIKQILPAVGGRTLILCTSHRFLRDMYNILSTMLADSDFSVLAQGIDGGRSQLLEEFRQTPRAVLLGANSYWEGIDLPGDLLRCVIIPRLPFPSPGMPTLAARMEHLAAKGGNPFTTLSLPQAVIRFRQGFGRLIRSSTDRGALVVLDQRLLSQRYGRHFLQSLPPVTTAEVTPAELPARLATWFNPPAHT, from the coding sequence GTGCTACCTCATACTTATGTCGTCCTGGATGTAGAGACAACCGGCCTGGACCCAAACCAGGACCAGATCATTGAGATTGCCGCCGTCCGCCTGGAGAAAGGCCAGATAACCGGCCAGTTGCATACCCTGGTCAATCCCGGCCGGCCGATACCGCCCTATATCCAGAAGCTCACCGGTATCAATGACGCCATGGTCCGCGAAGCCCCCCGTTTGACAGAAATCCTCCCCGGGTTGCTGGATTTTATGAGTGAGGCTATTCCCGCCGGTCACAATGGCAATTTCGACCTGGCTTTTTTAAACCGGGCACTGGGTACTACTGCCTGGCACCGCCCCTTGCTGGATACCTTAACCTTGAGCCGTATACTCTATCCCTGCCTGCCATCCTACCGGCTGGAGTTTTTAAGCCAAAAATTTTCCCTCGAAGTAACCGAACACCACCGCGCCCTGGGAGACGTACTGGCCACCGTCCAGCTGCTGCATACCCTCTGGCGGGCTACCCTGGCCCTGGATAAGCATCTATTAACCAGCCTGCTCAAGCTGGCTCCGGCCGGCCTGCAGCCCTGGTTTCAGGCAGCCCTGGCCGCCGAATCCATCCCGGCGGCCCCGGCCGAGGTGGCCGCCACCGGGCTCTTTGCCCTGGAGGAACTTCAGGCATCACCGCCGGTAATTCCCGACTTCAGCCCGGACGAAATAGCCGCCCTCCTGACTCCAGGGGGCCTGCTGGCCAGTAAACTCCCCGGTTATGAATACCGCCCCCAGCAGGCAGAGATGCTCAAAGCCGTAGCTACGGCTTTGAGCAGGAATCAATATCTCATTGTTGAAGCCGGAACAGGTACGGGCAAATCCCTGGCCTATCTCCTGCCGGCCATTTACTGGGCCTGCCGCCAGGGCAGGAGAGTAGCCATTGCCACCCATACTATAAACCTCCAGGAACAACTCTGGCATAAAGACTTGCCCCTCTTAAAGGAAATCCTTCCTTTCCCCTTCAAGGCCGCCCTGGCCAAGGGGCGCAATAACTACCTCTGCCGGCGTAAACTCAGGGATTACCAGCATAACCCCCCTCCAGGGGAAGAAGAACGCCATTTTATTCTCAGGGTACTGCGCTGGCTCAAGCTGACTACTTCCGGAGACTGGAGCGAAATGAAGCTGAAACCGGAAGAGGAATCTTTGAAGCTTGCCCTGGCCGCTGATAAAGACACCTGTGCCGGTAACAGCTGTCCCTTTAATGACAGCTGTTTTGTCAATGCTGCCCGGCGGGAGGCTGAAGCTGCTAATATCTTAATTTTAAATCATTCCCTGCTTTTAAGTGATGTCCGCTTAAACAACCAGGTTCTGCCCGATTATCCCTATCTCATTATTGATGAAGCCCATCACCTGGAAGAAGCGGCCACCGAACACCTGGGCATTTCGGTCCGGCAGGCCAGTTGTGACTTTTTTCTCCAGCGCCTGGGAGGTAGAAGTAGTAACTTTAGCTTTTTAGGACGGGCCTGGAACCTTGCTCGCCGTTTAACCGGGGAAGGAAACGCCGAACTGTTGCCCCTGCTTGAAGATTTGGAAGGTACCGTTGTCCGGGTTCATCATGAATGGCAAGCCTTCTGGGATGGCCTGGCGCAATTAAGTGTGGCGGCCCTATGGGAAAATAGTAACTCCACTTTACGCTTCACGGCCCGCTTGAAGGAAACGCCGGCCTGGGACACCTTGCTAAGCATCTTTGGTCACCTGGAGGAGACGCTGAACAGCCTGGCCGGTCGCCTGGGTCGCCTGGCGGAATTGCTTTACGCTGCCGGTGCTGAAGAAATGGCGGCTGATGCCACCAACCTGGGCAACATCTTTGCCCAGTACAGCCATGATCTGGGGGAAATTCTCGAAGCCGACCCGGAAGCATACGTTAGCTGGCTGGAAAAAAATAATGCCGGCCAGTATACGTTACGTTTGGCCCCCCTGGAAGTTGGGCCTTTACTGGCAGAACTGCTCATTGCCCGAAAAGAAGCCGTAATTTTAACCTCGGCTACTATAACTGTTGATAATACCTTTGATTTTTACCAGCAACAGGTGGGATTAACGGAGTTACCTCCCGGGCAGATCACTACCTGCCAGGTGGCCTCGCCCTTTGACTACCGTTCCCAGGCCCTGGTGTGTACCGTCAGGGGCCTCCCAAACCCCGGCCAGCTTAATGACAGTGCTTACGCCGCAGCTATTGCGCCGGTGATAAAGCAGATTCTGCCTGCCGTGGGCGGTCGCACCCTGATCCTCTGTACCTCCCACCGTTTCTTGCGCGATATGTACAACATCTTGAGCACTATGCTGGCTGACAGCGATTTTAGCGTCCTGGCCCAGGGGATTGATGGCGGTCGTTCCCAGCTCCTGGAAGAATTCCGGCAAACACCCCGGGCTGTCCTCCTGGGGGCCAACAGTTACTGGGAAGGTATCGATCTTCCGGGGGATCTCCTGCGCTGTGTAATTATTCCCCGCCTGCCTTTTCCCTCTCCCGGCATGCCGACTCTGGCCGCTCGCATGGAACATCTGGCTGCTAAAGGAGGAAATCCCTTTACAACTTTAAGCTTGCCCCAGGCTGTAATCCGTTTCCGCCAGGGATTTGGTCGCCTGATCCGGAGTTCTACCGATCGCGGCGCCCTGGTAGTCCTCGACCAGCGCCTCCTATCCCAGCGCTACGGACGCCACTTCCTCCAATCCCTGCCGCCGGTTACCACAGCTGAAGTGACACCGGCTGAACTCCCTGCAAGGCTCGCAACCTGGTTTAACCCGCCTGCTCACACCTGA
- a CDS encoding acyl-CoA dehydratase activase-related protein, which produces MALHIGFPTALMYYSHFPFWLAFFNRLGIEIVTSPLTTKAILDDGSREAVADACIPIKLYHGHVLTLKDKVDAIFIPRMVRISKRATFCPKFLGLPDMVRASLPHLPPIIDLQVDAGRGLWGLWPTCRGLAELLGFSLRQAWSAYLEGRHHQHAYQKLLLAGYLPLQAMAKLRGEAAEAPIREPGKLNLAVLGYPYQVYDQYISLDIIGKLKKMGVNVWTMEMVHPARLYRLSSRLPKRLFWHYSNLVLGATYHYLHQGNIDGIIHVTAFGCGPDAMVDKIMELDIRKLSRGQLPFMSVSIDEQTGDAGITTRLEAFVDMLHQRRGNR; this is translated from the coding sequence TTGGCGTTACATATTGGCTTCCCGACAGCCTTGATGTATTACAGCCATTTTCCCTTCTGGCTAGCCTTTTTTAACCGTTTGGGAATCGAAATTGTCACGTCACCCCTTACTACCAAGGCTATCCTGGATGACGGCTCCCGCGAAGCAGTAGCCGATGCCTGCATTCCTATTAAACTCTACCACGGTCACGTCTTGACCCTTAAAGATAAGGTAGATGCCATTTTTATCCCGCGCATGGTAAGGATAAGTAAGCGCGCCACTTTTTGTCCCAAATTTTTAGGTTTACCGGATATGGTGCGTGCTAGCCTGCCCCACCTGCCCCCCATCATCGATCTCCAGGTCGATGCGGGCCGGGGCCTATGGGGTTTATGGCCGACCTGCCGGGGCCTGGCCGAACTGCTGGGTTTTAGCCTGCGGCAGGCATGGTCTGCCTACCTGGAAGGAAGGCACCACCAGCATGCCTACCAGAAATTGCTCCTGGCAGGTTACCTGCCCCTGCAGGCCATGGCCAAACTACGGGGCGAGGCAGCTGAAGCTCCAATCAGGGAACCGGGAAAATTGAACCTGGCCGTCCTGGGCTATCCCTACCAGGTTTACGATCAATATATCAGCCTGGATATCATTGGCAAGTTAAAAAAGATGGGCGTGAACGTCTGGACCATGGAAATGGTCCACCCGGCCAGGCTTTACCGGTTGAGCAGCCGCCTTCCCAAGCGCCTTTTCTGGCATTATTCCAACCTGGTTCTTGGAGCAACCTATCATTATCTCCACCAGGGAAATATAGACGGCATCATTCACGTCACTGCCTTCGGTTGCGGCCCCGATGCCATGGTGGATAAGATTATGGAACTGGACATACGGAAGTTAAGTCGTGGACAACTACCCTTTATGTCTGTAAGCATTGATGAGCAAACGGGTGATGCCGGTATAACCACCCGACTGGAGGCCTTTGTCGATATGCTGCACCAGAGGAGGGGGAACAGGTGA
- a CDS encoding 2-hydroxyacyl-CoA dehydratase, translating to MKKVSFAHMGYSYLGFKQLVEDMGFEAVVPPNPSPATLDRGVTYAPEYACIPFKMVLGTYLEVLERGAEIIITSGGVGPCRAGLYGMMHERILRNLGFNFDIFVFDPPLTGLWPFFIKLRRVLKTAGLSWLAFVEVVRRAWAKLKLLDELEQLATSIRPYELKKGETTRTFHSCLKIVEQARSRKEIAAAREECRQLLQNIPRDTGRRPLKVGIVGEIYVLLEPFMNLDIEKTLGEMGVITHRSIYLTQYTATDVLAHGAQDVRQLAHPYLNQFVGGHGQNSVGETILYARNGFDGVIQLAPFTCIPEIVAKSILPRISRDFGIPILSLTIDEQTGRAGVETRLEAFVDLLRQRREQMEARSNAVLLPGY from the coding sequence GTGAAAAAGGTGTCCTTTGCCCATATGGGATATTCCTACCTGGGTTTCAAACAGCTGGTGGAAGATATGGGCTTCGAAGCCGTCGTCCCGCCCAACCCCAGCCCCGCCACCCTGGACCGGGGCGTTACGTATGCCCCGGAATATGCCTGTATCCCCTTTAAAATGGTCCTGGGCACCTACCTGGAAGTCCTGGAACGGGGGGCGGAGATAATCATTACCTCCGGGGGAGTAGGTCCCTGCCGCGCTGGCCTGTACGGCATGATGCACGAAAGGATTTTACGCAACCTGGGGTTTAACTTTGATATCTTTGTTTTTGATCCCCCCCTGACGGGTTTATGGCCATTTTTTATCAAATTAAGGCGCGTACTCAAAACAGCCGGCCTTTCCTGGCTGGCCTTTGTGGAAGTCGTTCGCCGTGCCTGGGCCAAGTTAAAGCTCCTGGATGAGCTGGAACAGCTGGCCACCAGCATCCGCCCCTATGAATTAAAAAAAGGGGAAACTACCCGTACCTTCCACAGCTGTCTCAAAATAGTGGAACAAGCCCGGAGCCGGAAGGAAATAGCTGCTGCCCGGGAAGAATGTCGGCAGCTTTTACAAAATATTCCCCGGGATACCGGCCGCCGTCCCCTCAAGGTGGGTATTGTCGGGGAAATTTACGTCCTGCTGGAGCCCTTTATGAATCTGGATATAGAAAAAACCCTGGGAGAGATGGGGGTTATTACCCACCGCTCTATTTACCTGACCCAGTACACGGCCACCGACGTTCTGGCCCACGGTGCCCAGGACGTGCGCCAGCTGGCCCACCCTTATCTAAATCAATTTGTCGGGGGACACGGCCAGAATAGCGTCGGCGAAACCATCCTTTACGCCCGGAATGGTTTTGACGGTGTCATCCAGCTGGCACCCTTTACCTGCATTCCGGAAATAGTAGCCAAAAGTATTTTGCCGCGAATCAGCCGGGACTTTGGCATTCCCATCTTAAGCCTGACTATTGACGAACAGACCGGCCGGGCCGGAGTGGAAACCAGGCTGGAAGCCTTTGTCGATCTTTTGCGCCAGCGGCGCGAGCAAATGGAGGCCAGGAGTAATGCAGTCCTGTTACCTGGGTATTGA
- a CDS encoding acyl-CoA dehydratase activase, whose product MQSCYLGIDVGSVSTNVVVITAAGEVLSSLYIRTHGQPIQAVKEGLRRVKATLPGDVSIAGAGTTGSGRYLAGAIIGADIVKNEITAHAVAARLEVPEVQTILEIGGQDSKIIILRQGVVIDFAMNTVCAAGTGSFLDQQAARLGIPIENFGELALKARHPVRIAGRCTVFAESDMIHKQQMGHNIEDIIGGLCEALVRNYLNNVAKGKEILAPIVFQGGVAANAGIRAAFSKALGQEIIVPRHFAVMGALGAALLARDYVNNNRETKFKGFEVAEEEFRAHSFTCQGCSNLCEIVNIEEEGSIVARWGSRCGKWDTLGE is encoded by the coding sequence ATGCAGTCCTGTTACCTGGGTATTGATGTCGGTTCCGTCAGTACCAACGTCGTTGTCATTACCGCTGCAGGCGAAGTATTAAGCAGTCTTTACATACGTACCCACGGCCAGCCTATCCAGGCCGTGAAAGAGGGCCTTCGCCGGGTGAAGGCCACCCTGCCGGGAGACGTGAGCATCGCTGGGGCCGGTACCACCGGCAGCGGCCGTTATCTGGCGGGGGCCATTATCGGCGCTGATATTGTTAAAAACGAGATTACAGCCCATGCTGTGGCCGCCCGCCTGGAAGTACCGGAGGTACAAACCATCCTGGAAATCGGCGGCCAGGACTCCAAGATTATTATTCTCCGCCAGGGAGTAGTGATCGATTTTGCCATGAACACCGTCTGTGCCGCCGGGACGGGTTCTTTCCTGGATCAACAGGCCGCCCGCTTAGGGATTCCCATTGAAAACTTCGGCGAACTGGCTTTAAAGGCCCGGCATCCTGTACGCATTGCCGGCCGCTGCACAGTGTTTGCCGAATCCGACATGATTCATAAACAGCAAATGGGGCACAATATAGAAGATATTATTGGCGGCCTGTGTGAGGCCCTGGTCCGCAACTACTTAAATAACGTCGCCAAAGGCAAAGAGATACTCGCCCCCATCGTTTTCCAGGGGGGAGTAGCGGCCAACGCCGGTATCCGGGCCGCCTTCAGTAAAGCCCTGGGACAGGAAATAATCGTGCCCCGCCACTTTGCCGTTATGGGAGCCCTGGGCGCCGCCCTCCTGGCTCGAGATTACGTCAACAATAACCGGGAAACTAAATTTAAAGGTTTCGAAGTAGCCGAAGAAGAATTCCGGGCCCACAGTTTTACCTGCCAGGGGTGTTCAAACCTGTGTGAAATTGTTAATATAGAAGAAGAAGGTAGTATAGTTGCCCGCTGGGGCAGCCGCTGTGGCAAATGGGATACCCTTGGTGAATAG
- a CDS encoding Fur family transcriptional regulator, which yields MENTFNAICQKLHQLDYKVTPQRQVILKAFLENAAEHLSAEEVYNIVKERYPDIGLATVYRTLDLLAELDILQKINFGDGRTRYELDQHETHYHHHMICLECGRVQEFDDDLLESLEKILTRQTGFHITDHQLKFFGYCRECAAKDRGKSSSDVI from the coding sequence ATGGAAAATACTTTCAATGCCATATGTCAAAAGCTCCACCAGCTGGATTATAAGGTAACCCCCCAGCGCCAGGTGATACTCAAGGCCTTCCTGGAGAATGCAGCCGAGCATTTGAGTGCCGAAGAGGTATATAATATAGTCAAGGAACGCTACCCCGATATTGGGCTGGCTACCGTTTACCGCACCCTTGATCTCTTGGCCGAACTTGATATTTTGCAGAAAATCAATTTCGGTGATGGCCGTACCCGGTATGAACTGGACCAGCACGAAACCCACTACCATCACCACATGATCTGCTTGGAATGCGGCCGGGTCCAGGAGTTTGATGATGACCTGCTGGAATCCCTGGAAAAAATTTTAACCCGGCAGACCGGTTTCCATATTACCGATCACCAGCTAAAATTTTTCGGATACTGTCGTGAATGCGCTGCCAAAGACCGGGGGAAGTCGAGTAGCGACGTTATTTGA
- the thiL gene encoding thiamine-phosphate kinase, which translates to MNLKTIGEFGLIERLKAGAVVVPDKVIMGIGDDAAVLKGERGYLTLASTDMLVEDIHFTLATATAREIGYKTMAVNVSDIAAMGGIPEQALISLGLRPEQPVEFVDELYAGLRECGQRFGVNIIGGDTVSSPRAMVINLAILGRVEEGACLYRSGARPGDVLLVTGDLGGSAAGLDTLLSPRPAPTEAVAFARERHFRPTPRVAEIRAALPAGGITAADDISDGLVAEIYTLAQASGVGITLEAAAVPIAPATRQLAAIYQKDPLDYALYGGEDFELLLTCRPDKVAAVQKAIAEACQTPVTPIGNVVPAAEGITIIIEGKRLPLNPGGYNHFR; encoded by the coding sequence ATGAATTTGAAAACTATCGGCGAGTTTGGCCTCATCGAACGCCTGAAAGCCGGAGCTGTAGTTGTCCCGGATAAGGTCATTATGGGTATCGGTGATGATGCTGCGGTTTTAAAAGGAGAAAGAGGTTACCTGACCCTGGCCTCTACGGACATGCTGGTGGAAGATATCCACTTTACCCTGGCCACGGCTACGGCCCGGGAAATAGGCTACAAAACCATGGCGGTAAATGTGAGCGATATTGCCGCCATGGGTGGTATACCAGAACAGGCCCTTATTTCCCTGGGTTTAAGGCCGGAGCAGCCGGTGGAGTTTGTGGACGAGCTTTACGCGGGCTTACGGGAATGCGGCCAGCGTTTTGGGGTCAATATAATCGGCGGCGATACCGTATCTTCCCCCCGGGCCATGGTTATAAATCTGGCCATCCTGGGGCGGGTAGAAGAGGGAGCCTGTCTCTACCGCAGCGGCGCCCGGCCGGGGGATGTCCTGCTGGTAACGGGCGATCTCGGCGGGTCGGCTGCCGGCTTGGATACCCTGCTCTCACCGCGCCCGGCTCCAACGGAGGCCGTGGCCTTCGCCCGGGAACGCCACTTCCGGCCCACCCCCAGGGTAGCTGAAATTCGTGCCGCCCTGCCAGCAGGGGGAATAACGGCAGCCGATGATATCAGCGATGGCCTGGTAGCTGAAATATATACCCTTGCCCAGGCCTCTGGTGTAGGCATTACCCTGGAAGCCGCTGCCGTGCCCATCGCCCCGGCCACCAGGCAGCTGGCCGCTATTTACCAAAAAGATCCTCTGGATTATGCCCTCTACGGAGGTGAAGATTTCGAGCTCCTCCTCACCTGCCGGCCGGACAAAGTAGCTGCCGTCCAGAAAGCCATAGCCGAAGCCTGCCAGACCCCCGTGACCCCCATCGGCAATGTGGTTCCGGCCGCTGAGGGTATTACCATTATCATTGAGGGAAAGAGATTGCCTTTAAACCCCGGTGGTTATAATCATTTCCGGTAA
- a CDS encoding biotin/lipoyl-containing protein produces MKRHFQVTVNGETFSVEVEEVGGALDHLRSAMKAPVKKTPPLYQAGLSPRPPLPQDNRTVTSPLPGTVVEVRVKPGQKVAAGQVLLIIEAMKMENEIQAPAGGVVQEVLVQTGSNVASGQPLVRLG; encoded by the coding sequence TTGAAGCGTCATTTTCAGGTTACTGTTAATGGGGAAACTTTTAGCGTCGAAGTGGAGGAGGTAGGTGGGGCACTTGATCATTTACGCTCGGCAATGAAAGCTCCCGTGAAGAAAACGCCTCCTCTCTACCAGGCCGGCCTTTCCCCGCGACCCCCCTTACCCCAGGATAACCGCACTGTTACATCGCCTTTACCGGGTACGGTAGTAGAAGTAAGGGTTAAACCGGGGCAGAAAGTAGCTGCCGGTCAGGTCCTGCTCATTATCGAAGCCATGAAAATGGAAAATGAAATCCAGGCTCCAGCCGGGGGAGTTGTCCAGGAGGTCCTGGTCCAGACCGGTAGTAACGTAGCCAGCGGCCAGCCCCTGGTTAGACTGGGCTAA
- a CDS encoding tetratricopeptide repeat protein, with translation MAVTSGNPTICRINCKPRHAGERKTIAYYLDLTRKRIPTCAGINLEGNELAIQGLGYDGRCAFCRYFRKALQNRGIRFSCTCPFEVQDNSCTWRVKIGSVFFHQDLLEDEEKYLSYLRRVENDPRDLEARLALGVIHEYHGRFAPALASYWAAHDLDPEDTFIKERLQDILSLLQQLLSTSGQQQN, from the coding sequence ATGGCTGTCACCAGTGGCAACCCTACGATCTGCCGGATTAATTGCAAGCCCAGGCACGCCGGGGAGAGAAAAACGATTGCCTATTACCTGGACCTGACCCGGAAGCGCATACCCACCTGTGCCGGCATCAATCTGGAAGGTAATGAGTTGGCTATCCAGGGCCTGGGCTATGACGGCCGCTGCGCCTTCTGCCGCTATTTTCGAAAAGCCTTACAAAACCGCGGTATTCGTTTTAGTTGCACCTGTCCCTTTGAAGTCCAGGATAATAGCTGTACCTGGCGGGTTAAAATAGGTAGCGTCTTTTTTCACCAGGACCTCCTTGAAGATGAAGAAAAATACCTATCCTACCTGCGCCGGGTAGAAAATGACCCCCGGGATCTGGAAGCCCGGCTGGCCCTGGGAGTCATCCATGAATACCATGGCCGTTTTGCCCCGGCTCTAGCCAGTTACTGGGCCGCCCATGACCTGGATCCGGAAGACACCTTCATCAAGGAACGCCTCCAGGATATTCTATCATTATTACAGCAACTATTATCAACCTCAGGACAGCAGCAAAACTGA